The DNA sequence CCTATAGTCCCCGGTCCATCCCATGAACCTGGCCCTGGTCCCGTTCCCCTCTATGGTCTGGTTGACCACAGCGAATGAGGCGGCCTTCCCCTCATCGTACCAGCCCTCCCCCATGGTGGACCCGAAGGGTGAGACGACGCGGAGGTAGTATTGGCGCGTCCAGGTCGCCTGGATCCTCAATGGCTGATCCACGGTCAACTCCACGATGGGGGAGGTGCCCTCCAGGTCCCCCTTCCATCCCGAGAAGGTGAGCCTTGTGACGCCCTCCTGGACGCGGCATGGATCCTCGGCTTCTATCCTGGCAGTGGAGTTCTCATCGTACCATCCCCCGCCCTTCACCTCGCCGATGTCCGGATCCACATCCACCAGGTACTGCCTGCCATACTCGGCTTCCAGGGTCTCTATCCCCTGGACCGTAACGGTCCTAGGGTTCTCCTGGGAGCCGTCATCCCATCCCTTGAAGACGGAGCGGGTTCCCCCTCCCTGATCCACGATCCTCTCAACCTCCACGGTCACCCGGGATCCCGGCGCGGCTTGGACCGCCACCCTCCCCCCAGGCCCCGGCGTATACGCGGTTCCGTTCACCCTGACGGTGGCGTTCACGGGCACCATTATGATGAGGCTGTATCCCACAGCCAGGGTGGTCTCCAGGACGTTGTTGGACATGTCGGAGTCGCCGGTTAGGGTTGTAGGCTCCACCTGGAACCTCACTACGTTCAGGCCTTCCACAGCCCTCCAGTTGGTGTTCAAATCCTTCGACTCGCCCGGGTTAAGAGACAACCCCGTGAAGGCCTTGTGGGGTTCCCCGTTTATGAGGCAGGTTATCGTGAAGCCCTTGGCGGGCTCGGTGCCCCTATTCGATATGTGGGCGGTTATGTAGACGGTCTCGTTGGCCTGGACCTCGGGGGGATCGAAGCTTATCCTCTCTATGGCCACGTCCGGAGCCGGGCCTGAACGGTCGACCTGGACCGTGTAGGAGTTGCCGCCTGTGGAAGCTGAGACCCTAATGGTGAACTGGTTCTTTGGGTCCACGAAGGCCATGCCGGGGGTGTAGGCTGCGTCGTCCAGGGTGTCCGTGGAGTCCACCGCATCGTAGGCCTTTACCCTGCCCCCCTGGGCTTGAAGCTTCTCGTCCACCGCGTATATTACCACGCCCTCGCCTGGGAGGGCTGAATCGAACCCTATACGGCTTCGGGCCTCTATGAGGTAGTACTTCTTCCCGTCGCTGGACAACGGAACCTTAACCAGCTGATACTCCCCTTCGCCGGGCTCAGCCTCGGCCGGGGATAGAGCTACATCAGTTTTAACCCCTATGGTGGCCATGTAGATCTTGTCGTTGGGGATCCATTCCAGCCTTATCCTGCTCCAGGCATCGGGGTGGGCGGGGCTCGAACCGGGGGGATCCCCGTTCCAGAGCCCTCTATCCATCAGGCTCCACCGGCCCACGTAGCTTTCGCCGTTCCTCCCGTAAAGGTCAAGCAAGCCTATGAGGTGGGCTAGTTCATGGCAGGCCACGCCGAGCGGCGAAGCCCCCTGGGCCTCCATCTCGGGGACCAGGGCGCCGCCGTAGAAGCTGTTCCCATCCCTGGTCTTCGTCCAGACGCCGCCGATGTATGCTACAGACCATATATCGTTGGAGTTCTTGCTGGACTCCTGGCCGTAGCCGGCGTGGATCACGACGAGCTTATCGTATCTCGAGAAGTTCACGTAGGGATCAGCTACAGCCACCGCGTCCCTGAGGAGCCACCAGGAGTCTATGCTGCCGTCGAAGTTGGGGTCGTCGACCATCCGGCCGTCCCTCCCATAATAGGAGAGGGACTTATCCAGCCGGTACCATCCCACGACGTCGGCTTCCAGCCAGGCTCGGCCGTGGCTCACCTCTCGGTAGTAGCTGTCCATCCTGTCCACGAAGGACCTCACCTCGGATATGCTTAAGGTATGGTTCAGGTCGCGGAAGTAGACGGCTATGAATACAACCTTGATGCCCCCGACCGCGCCCTCAGGGGTGGTTTCGGCCTCGCCGATGGGCTCAGGCGCGAACCTTGGGGGGACCCCGCCGCCGTTCAACGGCGGGGCATACCATACGATAGGCTCGAAGGAGTTGGATCCCTCAATCCCCCAGATCGTGGAGGCTGCGGCGGCTGCGAAGGCTGAGGGCAAAGCTAAGAGGAGCAGGAGAAGGCCTACAACCCTTACATGCTTTGAACTCAAACTATGACCTCCTAAACCTGTAGGTCATCCATCCAATCTATGTCAATCCTTGAAGGTTAGCCCTCATCCATCGATGCATCATACGTTTTGAGGGCCAGCGTCCACCGGGTTAACGTGGAAAAGATAAGGGGCTTAGATACATAACCGAGTAATCAATCATATAAAACGAGGCGGCCAGGTTTACACGTATATTTATTATTGTGTTAGGGAGCCGGCATCGTTTAGGATTTTGATCGGGATTCAGATAAAGGCTTGATCCAGAATAGATTAATCCCTTAGCTCCAATTTTGGATGGAATTGACCTCATGTTAATTGACGAGTTAACTCTAACCGTTGTTCCCTATCTCTCCAGGGTTGAAGCGGTAAAGGCGGACTTTTCAGAATTTGAGGGACCCTCTTTCAACTCTACAGCGGCTATTTATAATCATAGATTCAAGTCTCTTATCGGCGCAGATGGTTTCTGAGAATCCCAGCTCTTCCTTACAGCTTGCAGCTCAAAAATATTGTTAATTAAGGCATAAGGGAATTCAGGTAAATTAAATGTTATGGCGTATTGTCACGTTTAACGAACGCGTATGGAGGGTGGACGTGGATTGAGGAGTTCTATCTACATTGGTAGCCTTTTAACGTCTTTAAATTGATCAAAGTGTTTATCAAAGGAGTATATTTCCTTTAATCCATGGGTTTTCATGTATAGATATGCTAGGGCATCATTGGCGCTGACATCCTTATCCTTCGCTATCAGCATGGCACTTTCATAATTCTTTGCAGCCACCGGATAAACCTTTATGCTTTCACTTGCTATAATCCATTCTAGGAATCCCAGGGATTTCTGAAGGTTTATCCCCGCCTCAATTAAGTTGACGATCTCAGATAAATGTACCGTGGTTAGGGCCACCTCCTCACCCTCCTCTATTCTTTTCACTATGGCTTTAGCCTCATCCTTAACTCTCTGCTCATTATCTGTTAATGTCCTGCGAGGGATAAGGAAGGCATGGATAAATACGTTTGAATCTATGAACCTCAACTTCCTCGTATCTCCAGCAGGGCCCTTTTAAGGGAATGCGGATCTGAGAAATCTACTTCGCTGGAAACCTCGATGGAATCGAAGAGATTGGATGGGGGAACCGGCTCTATCGGCACCATTTTGACCTGGTTTCCATACCTTATCAGGATTAGCTTACGGGACCTCCAACTGCTACGCCATCGAATCGGGATGGATACTCGGCCCTGGCCGTCCATCTTCTTCACGATCACTTCCATTTTAATCCACTTCACCAAAATTACTATTATTGGCGAATATAAGTTTTTACCAATTAAGGAAGCACATCCTATGAGCCAATCCCAATCCACGAATATAACGTATGCGTAAAGAGCATCAAATTTGGTTATTTATTTTTGAAGAAATCGACCTTTGATTCAAGATCAGGCAGAAAGGCAGGTCTTAAATGTGGAGCTGCTCCCCTATGGGTCAGTTTATATCCCATATACTTAGGTTAACTTCACCGATGAATTGAAAAATTAGATGGGAGTTTAATGGCTTCACCTAAGGGGTTGAAGAGGAAGCGTAGGCTAATAGAAACTTCCTTGAAGTGGAAAGTCCGGTTGGAATCTAGATCATACCCCGGTTCGATAAACCTACTAACCTGTTGATAGATCTGTTATGGAGCTTTCAGGTCTGTCCGTAGATGGACCCGGTAAGCAAGACCGAAATTTTAAGGGATGTTAGGAGTGAGTCATCCGGCAAGTTGTATGTTGAAGGCAGCTCCCTCCTCCACCTCGATAGCAACATCTTCCTAAAAATTATGTGGGGAAGCCAATTATTGGTGGTTCCAGAAAGCCCCTCGAAGGAGCAGAGGTTGGGAGGGGAGTTCAAGCCCCAACCTCGGTCACCATAATCCTAGAGTTTAAGCTCGTCACGGAGGAGTTTTGTAACTGGGAAATCATGAACGGCCGACCATTATAGAAGATTTAGAGGACCCTGGATCGTGCCTTTAAGTAGATCGATAATCGAGCTTCACCTCCGGCTTTGAACGAAATGGCATGATCAGCTAACTCAACCTCTAGAGCATTTACTTTCCTTTATTCCAAATCTGGGCCGTCAGCGATGTTCGGACAGAATCTCCTCTATGTCCTTTAAGTCGAACAGG is a window from the Candidatus Bathyarchaeota archaeon genome containing:
- a CDS encoding M6 family metalloprotease domain-containing protein yields the protein MSSKHVRVVGLLLLLLALPSAFAAAAASTIWGIEGSNSFEPIVWYAPPLNGGGVPPRFAPEPIGEAETTPEGAVGGIKVVFIAVYFRDLNHTLSISEVRSFVDRMDSYYREVSHGRAWLEADVVGWYRLDKSLSYYGRDGRMVDDPNFDGSIDSWWLLRDAVAVADPYVNFSRYDKLVVIHAGYGQESSKNSNDIWSVAYIGGVWTKTRDGNSFYGGALVPEMEAQGASPLGVACHELAHLIGLLDLYGRNGESYVGRWSLMDRGLWNGDPPGSSPAHPDAWSRIRLEWIPNDKIYMATIGVKTDVALSPAEAEPGEGEYQLVKVPLSSDGKKYYLIEARSRIGFDSALPGEGVVIYAVDEKLQAQGGRVKAYDAVDSTDTLDDAAYTPGMAFVDPKNQFTIRVSASTGGNSYTVQVDRSGPAPDVAIERISFDPPEVQANETVYITAHISNRGTEPAKGFTITCLINGEPHKAFTGLSLNPGESKDLNTNWRAVEGLNVVRFQVEPTTLTGDSDMSNNVLETTLAVGYSLIIMVPVNATVRVNGTAYTPGPGGRVAVQAAPGSRVTVEVERIVDQGGGTRSVFKGWDDGSQENPRTVTVQGIETLEAEYGRQYLVDVDPDIGEVKGGGWYDENSTARIEAEDPCRVQEGVTRLTFSGWKGDLEGTSPIVELTVDQPLRIQATWTRQYYLRVVSPFGSTMGEGWYDEGKAASFAVVNQTIEGNGTRARFMGWTGDYRGAQPSAALTVDGPKEIRAVWLIEYLLTLESPYGDPEGGGWYPEGRTANISISRIVQGGDGVRHAFKAWTGDLEASTPEASVKMDSPKHVRATWSTQYRLLLEAVGLSSSSKPVFNVTIDGRQYRYGVQPGQGAEIWLDEGEAFTVSAVERVPSRIGFYILDHLEDENGYPLEGQLTADSPHTVRAVYRQSFGCLIATAAYESELSPQVQYLRDFRDGLVMKTFAGSSFMKVFNAWYYSFSPSLAPELAKSETGKAIARIWLKPLLGILEGSSLVYAKLGRWPEAAVVAAGIEASLLIGLVYLSPIASPIAVKAWRRKGKLELSTRIMGTLVGLSLMLTGIAELSALQTFMEASSAILVLTFMAVGSLIPALAAAAYSKSRRNRSKP
- a CDS encoding type II toxin-antitoxin system VapC family toxin, producing MRFIDSNVFIHAFLIPRRTLTDNEQRVKDEAKAIVKRIEEGEEVALTTVHLSEIVNLIEAGINLQKSLGFLEWIIASESIKVYPVAAKNYESAMLIAKDKDVSANDALAYLYMKTHGLKEIYSFDKHFDQFKDVKRLPM